A region of Candidatus Methylomirabilota bacterium DNA encodes the following proteins:
- a CDS encoding PaaI family thioesterase, translating to MDPTAISESLSGTLGALLGIRFLEASPDRVTAELLIRDDLRTVGGALHGGTLMALADTVGAVATVVNLPPGAGTTTLESKTNFFAAGRAGLVRAEATPLHRGKRTMVWQTRVTDEAGRLLSQTIQTQMVLT from the coding sequence ATGGATCCGACCGCCATCAGCGAGAGCCTGAGCGGCACGCTCGGCGCCCTCCTGGGCATCCGCTTCCTCGAGGCGAGCCCCGATCGCGTCACCGCGGAGCTCCTGATCCGGGACGACCTTCGGACGGTGGGCGGAGCGCTGCACGGCGGCACCCTGATGGCCCTGGCCGACACGGTGGGGGCGGTCGCCACGGTCGTCAACCTGCCCCCGGGCGCCGGGACGACCACGCTGGAGTCCAAGACCAACTTCTTCGCCGCCGGGCGGGCGGGCCTCGTCCGCGCGGAGGCGACGCCACTCCACCGAGGGAAGCGGACCATGGTCTGGCAGACCCGGGTCACCGACGAGGCGGGCCGGCTGCTCTCGCAGACCATCCAGACCCAGATGGTGCTCACCTGA